A section of the Pseudomonas sp. FP453 genome encodes:
- the aqpZ gene encoding aquaporin Z, translating to MSLFKRSVTESLGTFWLVLGGCGSAVLAAAFPAVGIGLLGVSLAFGLTVLTMAFAIGHISGCHLNPAVSVGLVVGGRFPAKELPAYIVAQVIGGTVAAALLYFIASGKPGFELASGLASNGYGEHSPGGYSMAAGFVCELVMTAMFVLIILGATDHRAPKGLAPIAIGLALTLIHLISIPVTNTSVNPARSTGPALIVGGWAIQQLWMFWLAPIVGAVIGGVTYRWLGKEEPA from the coding sequence ATGTCTTTGTTCAAGCGTTCAGTCACGGAGAGTCTAGGTACGTTTTGGCTGGTGTTGGGCGGTTGCGGGAGTGCGGTGTTGGCCGCGGCGTTTCCGGCAGTCGGGATCGGTTTGCTGGGGGTGTCCCTGGCGTTCGGGCTCACGGTATTGACCATGGCGTTTGCCATCGGCCATATCAGTGGTTGTCACCTCAACCCGGCCGTGTCGGTGGGGCTGGTCGTTGGCGGCAGGTTCCCCGCCAAGGAGTTGCCAGCGTACATCGTCGCCCAGGTCATCGGCGGCACAGTTGCCGCAGCCTTGTTGTACTTCATTGCCAGCGGCAAACCCGGCTTTGAACTGGCGTCGGGCCTGGCGTCCAACGGCTATGGCGAGCACTCGCCCGGCGGGTATTCGATGGCGGCGGGGTTTGTCTGTGAGCTGGTGATGACGGCGATGTTCGTGCTGATCATCCTCGGCGCCACCGACCACCGCGCCCCGAAGGGCCTCGCGCCCATCGCCATCGGCCTGGCCTTGACGCTGATCCACCTGATCTCCATCCCCGTCACCAACACCTCGGTCAACCCTGCGCGCAGTACAGGGCCAGCCTTGATCGTTGGCGGGTGGGCGATCCAGCAATTGTGGATGTTCTGGCTCGCGCCGATCGTGGGTGCGGTGATCGGCGGTGTTACCTATCGATGGCTGGGCAAGGAGGAGCCGGCCTGA
- a CDS encoding BrnT family toxin, with the protein MLFEWDESKNEANIAKHGIDFNDVPAIFRHPMLALRDDRVDYGEERWISIGWIKMLMGVVVYTERSGDVIRIISARKATKKEAKYYDANIEN; encoded by the coding sequence ATGCTTTTTGAATGGGATGAATCCAAAAATGAGGCCAATATTGCTAAGCACGGCATCGACTTCAATGACGTACCCGCTATCTTTCGGCATCCAATGCTGGCCTTGCGCGATGATCGAGTGGATTATGGCGAAGAGCGTTGGATCAGTATTGGCTGGATCAAAATGTTAATGGGTGTGGTCGTATACACCGAACGGAGTGGTGATGTGATTCGTATCATTTCCGCCCGAAAAGCAACCAAGAAGGAGGCCAAATATTATGACGCAAACATCGAAAACTGA
- a CDS encoding transposase codes for MAYLPELGSVGRREIAALSGLAPYNNDSGKHKGKRYICGGRFSVRRSLYMACWSVIRFQPEFNARYKALRDKGKCAKVALIACMRVLLIRLNAMIRDGSEWSDCVA; via the coding sequence ATGGCCTACCTGCCTGAGTTGGGCAGCGTTGGGCGTCGTGAGATCGCCGCACTCTCGGGCCTTGCTCCGTATAACAACGACAGTGGCAAGCACAAAGGTAAGCGCTATATCTGCGGTGGGAGGTTCTCGGTCCGACGCTCGCTCTACATGGCGTGCTGGTCCGTCATTCGCTTTCAGCCTGAATTCAACGCGCGATATAAAGCTCTGCGTGATAAAGGAAAATGCGCAAAAGTAGCGCTTATCGCCTGCATGCGAGTGTTGTTGATACGCCTGAATGCAATGATCCGAGACGGCTCGGAGTGGAGCGATTGCGTAGCGTAA
- a CDS encoding transposase, whose amino-acid sequence MFAGIDVSKDDLEAQLDSQAEEMSCSNTAAGFSRLIRWLKSHHVSRVVLEATGGYERQVMKALQAADLEVVRINPSRARSFARALGLQAKTDPIDAKLLAHFAATIKPPKSQPTSPEQDDLRALVHQRENFVQQRSDDERRVKTASSDAVKNLLKSHIDYLAKVIASVDIQIRQALKP is encoded by the coding sequence ATGTTTGCAGGCATCGATGTTTCAAAAGACGATCTTGAAGCGCAGCTCGATTCCCAAGCTGAGGAGATGAGCTGCTCCAACACAGCGGCCGGTTTTTCACGGCTGATTCGTTGGCTGAAGAGTCACCACGTTAGTCGTGTGGTGCTGGAGGCGACGGGCGGTTACGAGCGCCAGGTCATGAAAGCACTTCAGGCGGCAGATTTGGAAGTTGTGAGGATTAACCCCAGCCGGGCCAGGAGCTTTGCCCGAGCGTTGGGGTTGCAAGCTAAAACCGACCCAATAGACGCAAAGCTTCTTGCCCATTTCGCGGCCACTATCAAGCCCCCAAAAAGCCAGCCTACTAGCCCTGAACAAGACGACTTACGAGCCTTGGTGCACCAGCGCGAGAACTTTGTTCAGCAGCGAAGCGACGATGAGCGTCGTGTCAAAACGGCCTCTTCTGATGCTGTTAAAAACCTGCTGAAAAGCCATATCGATTACCTGGCCAAAGTCATAGCGTCAGTTGATATACAGATTCGCCAAGCGTTGAAACCTTAA
- a CDS encoding GNAT family N-acetyltransferase, which yields MPLQRLTRLSEIAPQTWDALVPDAQPFVRHAFLSALEDSGSVGPHSGWQPEHLLHWEGERLVAALPSYRKWHSYGEYVFDHGWADACERAGIDYYPKLLTAVPFSPVSGPRLLAASAEDGFELLKSLPGYLEIEGLSSAHINFTDGLADDALAQQPGWLQRLGCQFHWQNRGYRDFQDFLDALSSRKRKQMRKEREQVAGQGIDFEWLHGHELSEAQWDFVYACYANTYAVRRQSPYLTREFFSLLAARMPEAIRVVLAKQGTRPVAMAFSLIGGNNFYGRYWGCLAEFDRLHFETCFYQGMDYAIAHGVQRFDAGAQGEHKLIRGFEPVITRSWHYLRHAGLRSAVEDFLERERVGIVAYAEEARTALPYRQV from the coding sequence ACCTGGGATGCACTGGTGCCAGACGCCCAGCCGTTTGTGCGGCACGCGTTCCTGAGTGCGTTGGAAGACAGCGGCAGCGTCGGCCCGCACTCGGGTTGGCAGCCGGAGCACTTGCTGCACTGGGAAGGCGAGCGGCTGGTGGCGGCACTGCCCAGTTATCGCAAGTGGCACTCCTATGGCGAGTACGTGTTCGATCATGGTTGGGCCGACGCCTGCGAGCGGGCCGGCATCGACTACTATCCCAAGCTGCTGACGGCCGTGCCGTTCAGCCCGGTCAGCGGGCCACGCCTGCTGGCAGCGAGTGCCGAGGACGGTTTTGAGCTGCTCAAAAGCCTGCCGGGTTACCTGGAAATCGAAGGGCTCTCCAGCGCCCATATCAACTTCACCGACGGTTTGGCCGATGATGCGCTGGCCCAGCAACCGGGCTGGTTGCAACGTCTGGGCTGTCAGTTTCACTGGCAAAACCGTGGCTACCGCGACTTCCAGGACTTTCTCGACGCCCTCAGCTCACGCAAGCGCAAACAGATGCGCAAAGAGCGTGAACAAGTGGCCGGGCAGGGCATCGACTTCGAGTGGTTGCACGGCCATGAGCTGAGCGAAGCGCAGTGGGATTTTGTCTACGCCTGCTACGCCAACACCTATGCGGTGCGCCGCCAATCGCCGTACCTGACCCGCGAATTTTTCAGCCTGCTCGCCGCGCGCATGCCCGAAGCAATCCGCGTGGTGCTGGCCAAGCAAGGCACGCGGCCGGTGGCCATGGCGTTCAGCCTGATTGGTGGCAACAACTTCTACGGCCGTTACTGGGGCTGCCTGGCGGAGTTCGACCGCCTGCATTTTGAAACCTGCTTCTACCAGGGCATGGACTACGCCATCGCCCATGGCGTGCAACGCTTTGACGCCGGGGCGCAGGGTGAGCACAAGTTGATTCGCGGGTTTGAACCGGTGATTACGCGGTCGTGGCACTACTTGCGGCACGCGGGGTTGAGGAGCGCCGTGGAGGATTTCCTCGAGCGTGAACGGGTGGGGATTGTGGCGTATGCCGAAGAGGCGCGGACGGCGTTGCCGTATCGGCAGGTGTAA